One genomic region from Amphiprion ocellaris isolate individual 3 ecotype Okinawa chromosome 20, ASM2253959v1, whole genome shotgun sequence encodes:
- the rps6kl1 gene encoding ribosomal protein S6 kinase delta-1 isoform X1: MAKRDYLVEAAKQIRMALDSEVNEDYEAAFSYYKNGVDLLLNGVQLDPNKDRREAVKRKTTQYLKRAEEIFITHLQDNLGKGSSHLGGYSSLRFRPIRHLSSPVEDLEMCKVVGVTDKVLIVQSMINKETFVVKSLVKSSWESRDQPTIIPQGVPYMVKLLRYYVSEDAVYLHLEHVKGGRLFSKLNKLKNEKAKEHPECFTSGQRSIKLKTSHTSPTISTDNQHNSRQSTAVIPEKLSDESPDTDFITSWDETQQRLESCGTHSYIEETGCLQNTRSAASFYTKLDRLTLHSGPTRTQVNTHIHPPAPSLCLHSSETQEKPALPLSCARVSQALDVMSEFHKKKPVMGLIECSSDFEVAWKAADPAHNCEKINPYAVTDSDLPSTLGQTAPHTNQTSFTKAGSPNSENNGLSSSPAILHLPLHCQTQIRGRASWDTNGSHQGSALSGTSAEVVTDSKQDSSSPTAEEKNGMIVLRSTDRAVFSDHTETKITSERSWPSSASLCHSIGEKQGIFKYDGETCSNVAKEGVEEACELVSPGEKSAPSAVTSFVDCVSSGPAGSPPNMRREDVDAFLKPDAPEGQGDDQIIEVDGWCHLPRFPVKSSRPADKTMQTCWGLPEVEVRVWGAQILLALESLHQQGILCRDLNPRNVLLTSNGKVCLTFFSQWSEVQSEISSKAMEQMYCAPEIGGVSRITEACDWWSLGALLFELLTGMPLWQLHPAGIHSHTQLLIPDHLSTAAASLLTELLQFDAGYRLGSGGGGVSDIKCHPFFCGVSWKALSC, from the exons ATGGCAAAGAGAGATTACCTGGTGGAGGCAGCCAAGCAGATCCGCATGGCGCTGGATAGTGAGGTCAATGAAGACTATGAGGCAGCTTTCAGTTACTATAAGAACGGGGTGGACTTACTGCTGAATGGGGTTCAGT TGGATCCAAACAAAGACCGGCGGGAGGCTGTGAAGAGGAAGACAACCCAGTATCTGAAGAGAGCCGAGGAAATCTTTATAACACATCTACAGGATAATCTAGGAAAAGGGAGCTCTCATTTAGGG GGCTACAGCAGTCTGAGATTCCGTCCAATCAGACACTTGAGCTCACCCGTAGAGGATCTGGAGATGTGTAAGGTGGTGGGAGTGACCGATAAG GTCCTGATTGTCCAAAGTATGATCAACAAAGAGACGTTTGTTGTGAAG AGTTTGGTCAAGTCGAGCTGGGAGAGCAGGGACCAGCCAACCATCATTCCTCAAGGGGTGCCATACATGGTGAAGCTGCTAAGATATTATGTCAGTGAGGATGCCGTGTACCTACATCTTGAGCATGTCAAAG gtgGGAGGCTCTTCTCCAAGCTGAACAAGCTGAAAAACGAGAAAGCCAAGGAACACCCGGAATGCTTCACTTCTGGCCAGCGCAGCATCAAGCTGAAGACCAGCCACACCTCACCCACAATCAGCACAGACAACCAGCACAACAGCAGACAGAGTACAGCGGTGATTCCGGAAAAACTAAGCGATGAGAGCCCAGACACAGACTTCATAACCTCATGGGATGAGACTCAGCAGCGACTGGAAAGCTGCGGGACTCACTCCTACATCGAAGAGACAGGCTGCCTGCAGAACACTCGCTCTGCAGCGTCGTTTTATACCAAGCTTGATCGGCTAACTCTGCATTCTGGCCCGACGAGGACACAAGTCAACACCCACATCCATccaccagctcccagtttgtgTTTGCACTCCAGTGAAACTCAGGAAAAGCCTGCCCTTCCTCTCTCATGTGCTCGTGTCAGTCAAGCTCTTGATGTCATGTCAGAATTCCATAAAAAGAAACCAGTGATGGGACTGATAGAGTGCAGCTCTGATTTCGAAGTGGCTTGGAAAGCTGCAGATCCAGCGCACAACTGTGAGAAAATCAACCCCTATGCAGTGACTGACAGTGATTTACCAAGCACACTAGGACAAACTGCACCTCATACAAATCAGACCTCATTTACGAAAGCGGGATCgccaaacagtgaaaataacggTTTGAGTTCCTCGCCtgccattttgcatcttcctCTCCATTGCCAAACCCAGATCCGAGGCAGGGCATCGTGGGATACCAACGGCTCTCACCAGGGATCTGCTCTAAGTGGAACCTCTGCAGAAGTAGTTACGGACTCAAAGCAGGACAGCAGCAGTCCcactgcagaagaaaaaaatggaatgatCGTCCTCAGGAGCACAGACAGAGCAGTGTTTTCTGaccacacagaaacaaagaTCACATCAGAAAGGTCTTGGCcttcctctgcctccctctgcCACAGCATTGGAGAAAAACAAGGGATATTTAAATATGATGGGGAAACATGTTCCAATGTGGCAAAAGAAGGTGTAGAGGAGGCCTGTGAACTCGTAAGCCCTGGAGAAAAGAGCGCACCTTCAGCAGTGACATCATTTGTAGACTGTGTCTCCTCTGGCCCTGCTGGAAGTCCACCCAACATGAGGAGAGAAGATGTGGATGCTTTCCTTAAGCCAGACGCACCAGAGGGGCAGGGAGATGACCAGATCATAGAGGTGGACGGCTGGTGCCACTTACCTCGGTTCCCCGTCAAGTCCTCCAGGCCAGCAGATAAGACCATGCAGACCTGCTGGGGGCTTCCCGAAGTAGAGGTGCGTGTCTGGGGGGCACAGATCCTGTTGGCCCTGGAGAGCCTGCATCAGCAAGGCATCCTGTGTCGGGATCTCAACCCTAGAAACGTTCTGCTCACCAGCAACG GGAAGGTGTGTTTGACGTTTTTCAGCCAGTGGAGCGAGGTTCAGTCAGAGATCAGCTCCAAAGCAATGGAACAGATGTACTGTGCTCCAG AAATCGGTGGGGTGTCGAGGATTACAGAAGCTTGTGATTGGTGGAGTCTTGGGGCTTTGCTGTTTGAACTTCTAACAGGAATG CCACTGTGGCAGCTCCATCCAGCAGGAATCCACTCCCACACCCAGCTGCTCATCCCCGACCACCTGAGCACTGCAGCTGCGTCTCTGCTCACCGAG TTGCTTCAGTTCGATGCCGGCTATCGCctgggttctggaggtggaggTGTAAGCGACATCAAGTGTCACCCCTTCTTCTGCGGAGTCTCCTGGAAAGCTCTGAGCTGCTAG
- the rps6kl1 gene encoding ribosomal protein S6 kinase delta-1 isoform X2, whose translation MVKLLRYYVSEDAVYLHLEHVKGGRLFSKLNKLKNEKAKEHPECFTSGQRSIKLKTSHTSPTISTDNQHNSRQSTAVIPEKLSDESPDTDFITSWDETQQRLESCGTHSYIEETGCLQNTRSAASFYTKLDRLTLHSGPTRTQVNTHIHPPAPSLCLHSSETQEKPALPLSCARVSQALDVMSEFHKKKPVMGLIECSSDFEVAWKAADPAHNCEKINPYAVTDSDLPSTLGQTAPHTNQTSFTKAGSPNSENNGLSSSPAILHLPLHCQTQIRGRASWDTNGSHQGSALSGTSAEVVTDSKQDSSSPTAEEKNGMIVLRSTDRAVFSDHTETKITSERSWPSSASLCHSIGEKQGIFKYDGETCSNVAKEGVEEACELVSPGEKSAPSAVTSFVDCVSSGPAGSPPNMRREDVDAFLKPDAPEGQGDDQIIEVDGWCHLPRFPVKSSRPADKTMQTCWGLPEVEVRVWGAQILLALESLHQQGILCRDLNPRNVLLTSNGKVCLTFFSQWSEVQSEISSKAMEQMYCAPEIGGVSRITEACDWWSLGALLFELLTGMPLWQLHPAGIHSHTQLLIPDHLSTAAASLLTELLQFDAGYRLGSGGGGVSDIKCHPFFCGVSWKALSC comes from the exons ATGGTGAAGCTGCTAAGATATTATGTCAGTGAGGATGCCGTGTACCTACATCTTGAGCATGTCAAAG gtgGGAGGCTCTTCTCCAAGCTGAACAAGCTGAAAAACGAGAAAGCCAAGGAACACCCGGAATGCTTCACTTCTGGCCAGCGCAGCATCAAGCTGAAGACCAGCCACACCTCACCCACAATCAGCACAGACAACCAGCACAACAGCAGACAGAGTACAGCGGTGATTCCGGAAAAACTAAGCGATGAGAGCCCAGACACAGACTTCATAACCTCATGGGATGAGACTCAGCAGCGACTGGAAAGCTGCGGGACTCACTCCTACATCGAAGAGACAGGCTGCCTGCAGAACACTCGCTCTGCAGCGTCGTTTTATACCAAGCTTGATCGGCTAACTCTGCATTCTGGCCCGACGAGGACACAAGTCAACACCCACATCCATccaccagctcccagtttgtgTTTGCACTCCAGTGAAACTCAGGAAAAGCCTGCCCTTCCTCTCTCATGTGCTCGTGTCAGTCAAGCTCTTGATGTCATGTCAGAATTCCATAAAAAGAAACCAGTGATGGGACTGATAGAGTGCAGCTCTGATTTCGAAGTGGCTTGGAAAGCTGCAGATCCAGCGCACAACTGTGAGAAAATCAACCCCTATGCAGTGACTGACAGTGATTTACCAAGCACACTAGGACAAACTGCACCTCATACAAATCAGACCTCATTTACGAAAGCGGGATCgccaaacagtgaaaataacggTTTGAGTTCCTCGCCtgccattttgcatcttcctCTCCATTGCCAAACCCAGATCCGAGGCAGGGCATCGTGGGATACCAACGGCTCTCACCAGGGATCTGCTCTAAGTGGAACCTCTGCAGAAGTAGTTACGGACTCAAAGCAGGACAGCAGCAGTCCcactgcagaagaaaaaaatggaatgatCGTCCTCAGGAGCACAGACAGAGCAGTGTTTTCTGaccacacagaaacaaagaTCACATCAGAAAGGTCTTGGCcttcctctgcctccctctgcCACAGCATTGGAGAAAAACAAGGGATATTTAAATATGATGGGGAAACATGTTCCAATGTGGCAAAAGAAGGTGTAGAGGAGGCCTGTGAACTCGTAAGCCCTGGAGAAAAGAGCGCACCTTCAGCAGTGACATCATTTGTAGACTGTGTCTCCTCTGGCCCTGCTGGAAGTCCACCCAACATGAGGAGAGAAGATGTGGATGCTTTCCTTAAGCCAGACGCACCAGAGGGGCAGGGAGATGACCAGATCATAGAGGTGGACGGCTGGTGCCACTTACCTCGGTTCCCCGTCAAGTCCTCCAGGCCAGCAGATAAGACCATGCAGACCTGCTGGGGGCTTCCCGAAGTAGAGGTGCGTGTCTGGGGGGCACAGATCCTGTTGGCCCTGGAGAGCCTGCATCAGCAAGGCATCCTGTGTCGGGATCTCAACCCTAGAAACGTTCTGCTCACCAGCAACG GGAAGGTGTGTTTGACGTTTTTCAGCCAGTGGAGCGAGGTTCAGTCAGAGATCAGCTCCAAAGCAATGGAACAGATGTACTGTGCTCCAG AAATCGGTGGGGTGTCGAGGATTACAGAAGCTTGTGATTGGTGGAGTCTTGGGGCTTTGCTGTTTGAACTTCTAACAGGAATG CCACTGTGGCAGCTCCATCCAGCAGGAATCCACTCCCACACCCAGCTGCTCATCCCCGACCACCTGAGCACTGCAGCTGCGTCTCTGCTCACCGAG TTGCTTCAGTTCGATGCCGGCTATCGCctgggttctggaggtggaggTGTAAGCGACATCAAGTGTCACCCCTTCTTCTGCGGAGTCTCCTGGAAAGCTCTGAGCTGCTAG
- the LOC111577225 gene encoding olfactomedin-4-like, giving the protein MLPVLSVLLLLLSPAVAWIPVSDWESGSVSSSVGEAGQCICHVYLPDTTFPADRVQQMQEVSKDLLVEVDIYMNKMVGYEGKLEVYLKELKDLTVRVSVLEGSSESYIKLDFELLRIELREFEALVSQLKHSLNSSSPIFDSLHTEILNMTNIVNQLESYDQSNLLLIRYEFAKLQKKLKECQEENDIIEPDIGNCNHTGILSISKPVVIQLNAHLSPSYQYGGWGKDSKPLRGYESMYFYGAYNTPAATAFNLYSDYDKLILRSAFKTHSLSSSWRATGNNYIVHGNAVYYQHNSPFSMTKLNLTSSAFDYRVIPAASARFSYSYSADQNLDFSADEIGLWVMYASEESKGKMVLAKINEKSFGIENEWKTGVFKEVAGNAFMACGVMYVTRSVDLSNEEIFYAFDTKTGEEKQLSIPFQKFQQAYSNLHYNPTDQKLYMYNNGYYVTYNVKFDKE; this is encoded by the exons ATGCTGCCAGTTCTGTCAGTTCTGTTGTTGCTCCTCAGTCCTGCTGTAGCCTGGATT ccaGTGAGCGACTGGGAATCTGGAAGTGTGAGCTCATCAGTGGGGGAGGCAGGCCAGTGCATTTGTCATGTGTATCTGCCTGACACCACCTTCCCTGCTGACCGTGTTCAGCAGATGCAAGAAGTCAGCAAGGATCTGCTAGTGGAAGTGGACATCTACATGAACAAG ATGGTGGGCTATGAGGGCAAGCTGGAAGTCTATCTAAAGGAACTGAAGGACCTGACAGTTAGGGTGTCCGTGCTGGAGGGCAGTTCTGAAAGTTACATCAAACTGGACTTTGAGTTGCTCAGGATTGAGCTCAGAGAGTTTGAGGCTCTGGTGTCTCAGCTCAAACACTCCCTGAACTCCTCATCGCCCATATTCGACAGTCTCCACACAGAG ATCCTCAACATGACAAACATTGTGAACCAACTGGAGAGTTATGACCAGAGCAACCTTCTACTGATACGCTATGAGTTCGCTAAGCTGCAGAAGAAGCTGAAGGAGTGCCAGGAGGAGAACGATATTATCGAGCCAGATATTG GCAACTGCAATCACACAGGAATCCTGAGCATCAGCAAACCAGTGGTGATTCAGCTCAATGCTCACTTGTCCCCAAGTTACCAGTATGGCGGCTGGGGAAAAGACTCCAAACCTCTTCGAGGTTATGAGTCCATGTACTTCTATGGTGCATACAATACTCCTGCAGCCACTGCCTTCAACTTGTACTCTGACTATGACAAACTCATTCTGCGGTCTGCATTCAAAACCCATTCCTTATCCAGTTCGTGGAGAGCTACTGGAAACAATTACATTGTTCATGGTAATGCTGTgtattatcagcacaacagtccTTTCAgcatgaccaaactgaatctgaCTAGTTCCGCATTTGACTACAGAGTGATTCCAGCTGCTAGTGCAAGGTTCTCTTACAGTTATTCAGCTGATCAGAACCTGGACTTTTCAGCTGATGAAATTGGGTTGTGGGTAATGTATGCCTCAGAGGAGAGCAAAGGTAAGATGGTCCTTgctaaaataaatgagaaatctTTTggcattgagaatgagtggaagACTGGTGTGTTCAAGGAGGTAGCAGGCAACGCTTTCATGGCCTGTGGAGTAATGTACGTCACCAGGTCAGTGGATCTCAGCAATGAAGAGATCTTCTATGCATTTGACACCAAGACTGGGGAGGAGAAACAGCTCAGCATTCCCTTCCAGAAGTTCCAGCAGGCATACTCCAACCTGCACTACAATCCAACCGACCAGAAGCTGTACATGTACAACAACGGCTACTATGTTACCTATAATGTGAAATTTGACAAAGAATGA